From one Sphingomonas xanthus genomic stretch:
- a CDS encoding SDR family NAD(P)-dependent oxidoreductase, translating into MSRLEGKIALITGAAQGIGEGIARAFAAEGATLWVTDINEEGARQVAESIGGAARAAALDVREEADWDRVMAQLVDRDGRIDILVNNAGITGFEDNPGPHDPEHASLNDWHRVHRVNLDGTFLGCRQAIRTMRATGTGSIINISSRSGLVGIPGAAAYASSKAAIRNHSKSVALYCAQQGLKVRCNSVHPAAILTPIWDAMIGEGPGREERMAAMVADTPLRRFGTVEEVAALCLFLASDEAPYITGSEFDIDGGLLAGSAASPG; encoded by the coding sequence GTGAGCAGGCTTGAAGGAAAGATCGCGCTGATCACCGGCGCGGCGCAAGGCATCGGCGAAGGCATCGCGCGCGCCTTCGCCGCCGAAGGCGCAACCCTTTGGGTGACCGACATCAACGAAGAAGGTGCGCGGCAGGTCGCCGAGTCGATTGGCGGCGCGGCGCGGGCGGCGGCGCTGGATGTGCGGGAGGAGGCCGACTGGGACCGGGTGATGGCTCAGCTAGTCGACCGCGACGGCAGGATCGATATCCTCGTCAACAACGCCGGCATCACCGGCTTCGAGGATAATCCCGGACCGCACGATCCGGAACATGCGTCGCTTAACGATTGGCACCGGGTTCATCGGGTCAACCTCGACGGCACCTTCCTCGGTTGCCGCCAGGCGATCCGGACCATGCGCGCGACGGGCACCGGGTCGATCATCAACATCTCGTCCCGCTCGGGCCTGGTCGGCATTCCGGGGGCCGCAGCCTATGCTTCGTCCAAGGCCGCGATCCGCAACCACAGCAAGTCGGTGGCGCTTTATTGCGCGCAGCAGGGTCTCAAAGTCCGCTGCAACTCGGTCCACCCGGCAGCAATACTGACGCCGATCTGGGACGCCATGATTGGCGAAGGGCCAGGCCGCGAGGAGCGGATGGCAGCGATGGTTGCCGACACCCCGCTGCGCCGCTTCGGCACGGTTGAGGAAGTGGCGGCGCTGTGCCTGTTCCTGGCATCGGACGAGGCCCCTTACATTACCGGGTCGGAATTCGACATCGACGGTGGACTGCTGGCGGGCTCGGCAGCCTCTCCCGGCTGA
- the queE gene encoding 7-carboxy-7-deazaguanine synthase, whose product MSYAVKEAFLTLQGEGVQAGSRAVFLRFAGCNLWSGREQDRASAQCNFCDTDFVGTDGPGGGKFADAATLASHVAALWGEGTERRLVVITGGEPMLQLDVDLVEALHAQGFRIAVESNGTLPATAGIDWLCISPKAGTDVVQRCGDELKLVWPQAGIEPAALEEWDFGHFLVQPMDCAEREASHDAAIALAMERPRWRLSLQAHKVVGLK is encoded by the coding sequence ATGAGCTACGCCGTCAAGGAAGCTTTTCTGACCTTGCAGGGAGAAGGTGTGCAGGCTGGCAGCCGTGCGGTGTTCCTGCGCTTTGCCGGCTGCAACCTGTGGAGCGGCCGCGAACAGGACCGGGCGAGCGCCCAGTGCAATTTCTGCGATACCGACTTTGTCGGCACCGACGGGCCGGGCGGCGGCAAGTTCGCCGACGCTGCCACATTGGCGTCGCATGTCGCCGCGCTTTGGGGCGAAGGGACGGAGCGGCGCCTCGTGGTGATCACCGGCGGTGAGCCGATGCTCCAACTGGATGTGGATCTGGTTGAGGCGCTGCACGCGCAGGGCTTCAGAATCGCGGTGGAGAGCAATGGCACGCTGCCGGCGACGGCGGGGATCGACTGGCTGTGCATCAGTCCCAAGGCCGGCACAGATGTGGTCCAGCGATGCGGCGACGAGCTGAAGCTGGTCTGGCCACAAGCCGGTATCGAGCCGGCGGCGCTCGAGGAGTGGGATTTCGGCCATTTCCTCGTCCAGCCGATGGACTGCGCCGAGCGCGAGGCAAGCCATGACGCCGCCATCGCGCTGGCGATGGAACGTCCGCGCTGGCGGCTGTCGCTCCAGGCGCACAAGGTTGTCGGGCTGAAATAG
- a CDS encoding DUF3617 domain-containing protein, whose protein sequence is MRHPVRIVSIGIFALSASFLAAAAVPRALAPAAGGLWEVSQNANGSGANRVCVPSPQMLAQFEHRNNRCTQEIVRDQGSEAVIRYSCAEGGFGQSRVTMLTPRSLRIETQGISGNLPFHYQLHARRIGNCPGR, encoded by the coding sequence ATGCGTCACCCGGTGCGAATCGTCTCGATCGGCATTTTTGCCTTGTCTGCGTCCTTCCTGGCCGCGGCTGCGGTGCCCCGCGCGCTGGCGCCGGCTGCAGGCGGCTTGTGGGAAGTCAGCCAGAACGCGAACGGTAGCGGGGCGAACCGCGTTTGCGTACCGTCACCGCAAATGCTTGCCCAATTTGAACATCGCAACAATCGCTGCACGCAGGAGATCGTCCGCGACCAGGGCAGTGAGGCGGTAATCCGCTACAGCTGCGCAGAAGGCGGCTTCGGTCAATCGCGCGTCACGATGCTGACCCCGCGCTCGCTGAGGATCGAAACTCAGGGCATTTCCGGCAATCTGCCGTTCCATTACCAGCTACATGCCCGCCGCATCGGAAATTGTCCGGGTCGTTAA
- the argF gene encoding ornithine carbamoyltransferase, with protein sequence MRHFLNLADAGGEAIAAILGEAMERKARRAGWPKGKVDEDRPLDGFVLAMIFEKNSTRTRVSFDLAVRQLGGSSIILDGGSSQLGRGETVADTARVLSRFADAIMIRTDHHHKAEELAHHASVPVINGLTDFSHPCQLLADMQTVIEARSRLAGTRWAWLGDGNNVCHSLIEAAALMKFSLAVATPDGFGPDPAMRAMAAAHGQIHFTADPAEAIDGAEVVVTDTWLSMGQDEGESRALAFAPFQVDEAMMARASPDATFLHCLPAHRGEEVTAAVIDGPQSAVWDEAENRLHAQKALLMWCLGKF encoded by the coding sequence ATGAGGCATTTCCTCAACCTCGCCGATGCGGGGGGCGAGGCGATTGCCGCCATCCTCGGCGAAGCGATGGAGCGCAAGGCGCGCCGCGCGGGCTGGCCGAAGGGCAAGGTCGACGAGGACCGCCCGCTCGACGGCTTCGTACTGGCGATGATCTTCGAAAAGAATTCGACCCGCACACGGGTCAGCTTCGACCTTGCCGTTCGCCAGCTTGGCGGAAGCTCGATCATCCTCGACGGCGGGTCTTCCCAGCTTGGCCGTGGCGAAACGGTTGCCGACACCGCGCGCGTCCTGTCCCGGTTCGCCGACGCAATCATGATCCGCACCGATCATCATCACAAGGCTGAGGAACTGGCGCACCACGCGAGCGTCCCGGTGATCAACGGCCTCACCGACTTTTCGCATCCTTGCCAGCTTCTCGCCGACATGCAGACGGTGATAGAGGCCCGGTCGCGGCTCGCCGGCACGCGCTGGGCCTGGCTTGGCGATGGCAACAATGTCTGCCACTCGCTGATCGAAGCGGCGGCGCTGATGAAGTTCAGCCTGGCGGTGGCAACCCCCGATGGCTTTGGTCCCGACCCCGCGATGCGCGCGATGGCCGCGGCGCATGGTCAGATCCATTTCACCGCGGATCCCGCCGAGGCGATCGACGGTGCCGAGGTTGTGGTGACCGATACCTGGCTGTCGATGGGACAGGATGAAGGCGAATCCCGGGCTCTCGCCTTCGCTCCCTTCCAGGTCGACGAGGCGATGATGGCTCGCGCCTCGCCTGACGCGACGTTCCTCCACTGCCTGCCCGCACATCGCGGCGAGGAAGTGACTGCAGCGGTTATCGACGGGCCGCAGTCGGCGGTGTGGGACGAAGCTGAGAACCGGCTGCACGCGCAAAAGGCGCTGCTAATGTGGTGCCTAGGCAAGTTCTGA
- the queC gene encoding 7-cyano-7-deazaguanine synthase QueC, protein MKNHADKRPLAVVLLSGGLDSMVCSALAREAGYRVLALTIDYNQRHRVELEAARRIAGLLADEHIILPLDLTAFGGSALTSDVAVPKDGVGEGIPVTYVPARNTVFLSLALAWAEAAGAHDLFVGVNALDYSGYPDCRPDFIAAFEALANKATRAGVEGHGFTVHAPLQEMSKADIAREAARLGLDAGLSHSCYDPASDGGACGLCDACRLRAKGFEEAQLPDPTRYAVAS, encoded by the coding sequence ATGAAAAATCATGCCGACAAACGCCCTTTGGCGGTGGTGCTCCTGTCCGGGGGCCTGGATTCGATGGTCTGCTCGGCGCTGGCCCGCGAGGCGGGCTATCGGGTGTTGGCTCTTACGATTGACTATAACCAGCGCCACCGGGTGGAGCTGGAGGCGGCGCGCCGGATCGCGGGCCTGCTGGCAGACGAACATATCATCCTGCCGCTCGACCTCACCGCCTTTGGCGGATCCGCGCTGACCAGCGATGTCGCGGTGCCCAAGGATGGTGTCGGCGAGGGCATTCCGGTCACATACGTTCCCGCGCGCAACACCGTGTTCCTGAGCCTTGCACTGGCCTGGGCCGAGGCGGCGGGCGCGCACGACCTGTTTGTCGGCGTCAATGCGCTCGATTATTCCGGCTATCCCGATTGCCGTCCCGACTTCATCGCGGCCTTTGAAGCGCTTGCCAACAAGGCGACTAGGGCGGGGGTCGAGGGTCATGGCTTTACTGTTCATGCGCCGCTGCAGGAGATGAGCAAGGCCGACATCGCGCGCGAGGCCGCGCGGCTCGGACTCGACGCCGGATTGAGCCATAGCTGCTACGACCCGGCGAGCGACGGCGGCGCGTGCGGGCTTTGCGATGCCTGCCGCCTGCGCGCCAAGGGTTTCGAGGAAGCACAGTTGCCCGATCCCACCCGCTACGCGGTGGCGTCATGA
- a CDS encoding Hsp33 family molecular chaperone HslO: MTSIPLYSDVALGVTVPSRHARGRAARIGPTLDRILANHQYPPVIENLLAEALVLTALLGSLLKDPGGQLTIQAQTENGIVDLLVCDYQGGELRGYVRHDPLRLAEAGPHPSLFSLFGKGYLAITFDQPATSQRYQGIVPLEGEGLGEAAQSYFAQSEQIPSIVRLAVRKDEEGWVAGGLMFQHLPEGEEGRERLHTRLDHPEWPHVATLVGSVRPDELTDRALPLDDLVWRLLHEEEEVRTLDPVRLAKGCRCSADYIASVIARFPPEERAEMVGDDGLIRVDCAFCATSFPIDAAAA, from the coding sequence ATGACTTCCATTCCTCTCTACAGCGACGTCGCGCTAGGCGTGACCGTACCGTCGCGTCACGCCCGTGGGCGGGCTGCGAGGATCGGGCCGACGCTCGACCGCATCCTCGCCAACCATCAATATCCGCCGGTGATCGAGAATCTGCTGGCCGAGGCGTTGGTGCTTACCGCGCTGCTTGGCTCATTGCTCAAGGATCCGGGCGGCCAGCTGACCATCCAGGCGCAGACCGAAAACGGGATCGTCGACCTTCTGGTGTGCGACTATCAGGGCGGCGAACTGCGCGGCTATGTGCGCCACGATCCACTGCGCCTGGCCGAGGCCGGCCCGCACCCCAGCCTCTTCTCGCTGTTCGGTAAGGGCTATCTTGCGATCACCTTCGACCAGCCGGCGACCAGCCAGCGCTACCAGGGCATCGTCCCGCTGGAAGGCGAAGGGCTGGGTGAGGCGGCACAGAGCTATTTCGCCCAGTCGGAACAGATTCCGTCGATCGTACGCCTCGCCGTCCGGAAGGACGAAGAGGGGTGGGTCGCGGGCGGCCTGATGTTCCAGCATCTTCCCGAAGGCGAGGAAGGGCGCGAGCGGCTTCATACCAGGCTCGACCATCCCGAATGGCCGCACGTCGCGACGCTGGTCGGCTCGGTCCGGCCGGACGAGTTGACCGATCGCGCCTTGCCGCTCGACGATTTGGTCTGGCGCCTTCTTCACGAGGAGGAGGAAGTGCGGACGCTCGATCCGGTGCGACTGGCCAAAGGCTGCCGCTGCAGCGCCGACTATATCGCCTCGGTGATCGCCCGCTTTCCGCCCGAGGAACGGGCCGAGATGGTCGGCGACGACGGCCTGATCCGGGTCGACTGCGCCTTTTGCGCCACCAGCTTCCCGATCGACGCTGCGGCAGCGTGA
- the lipB gene encoding lipoyl(octanoyl) transferase LipB, translating to MIEPGIEWRVSDRLVPYDEALGEMEARAASVRVGEARELVWLLEHPPLFTAGTSADPVELINPLGFPVHEAGRGGRYTYHGPGQRVGYLVLDLEKRGKDIRCFVHALEGWMIAALSRLGVEARREAGRIGIWTGKGPDEAKIGAIGVRVKRWVTMHGFSINVSPDLAHFGGIVPCGISEYGVTSLQTLGLEPSMKLVDAALEQEFPAFLNNLTGISEGA from the coding sequence ATGATCGAACCCGGGATCGAATGGCGCGTCAGCGATCGCCTCGTGCCTTACGACGAGGCCTTGGGGGAAATGGAGGCGCGCGCGGCCTCGGTCCGTGTCGGGGAGGCGCGCGAACTGGTCTGGCTGCTCGAACACCCACCCCTGTTCACGGCCGGGACAAGCGCCGACCCGGTCGAGCTCATCAATCCGCTCGGCTTCCCGGTTCATGAAGCGGGGCGCGGGGGACGCTACACCTATCATGGGCCTGGCCAGCGGGTCGGCTATCTCGTCCTCGATCTCGAGAAGCGCGGCAAGGACATCCGCTGTTTCGTCCATGCGCTGGAGGGATGGATGATTGCCGCGCTAAGCCGGCTGGGGGTCGAGGCGCGGCGAGAAGCGGGACGGATCGGCATCTGGACGGGCAAAGGTCCCGACGAAGCCAAGATCGGTGCAATTGGCGTGCGCGTGAAGCGCTGGGTGACGATGCACGGCTTTTCGATCAACGTCTCGCCGGACCTCGCACACTTTGGCGGAATCGTTCCCTGCGGCATCTCGGAATATGGGGTTACCAGCCTCCAAACGCTTGGCCTCGAACCCTCCATGAAACTGGTAGACGCCGCTTTGGAGCAGGAATTTCCTGCGTTTCTCAATAACTTAACAGGCATTTCAGAAGGCGCTTGA